The following coding sequences are from one Triticum dicoccoides isolate Atlit2015 ecotype Zavitan chromosome 4A, WEW_v2.0, whole genome shotgun sequence window:
- the LOC119283412 gene encoding DNA (cytosine-5)-methyltransferase CMT1-like — MASMSPVTPAAAEPRRSTRLLSNTKPADADADADAEAEVGAELEVERERSTSRGGKRRRKAAGKGTGARKRAAKGKRKEPESAAGAMEVEDAGSGINGDVYPEEPDSEEMKLIEEEEQADHGEEGSAETRGARKRVAPPRAQRRPEASADHFVGEPIPGDKARRLWPSRYETKDSDSRSRRSNDTEEEIGAQCHYTSACVDDAIFNLNDDVYVKAGPNEENYIGRITEFFEGTDHVLYFTCRWFFRAEDTVISPNLLEVHDHEHDRKRVFLSEEKNDNMIESIISKLNIIYVDPSKTPQERDQLISNSDLYYDMSYSVAYSTFANIPAENDGATDSEVASDISCEEGKPVADPVGSSDARRETATLLDLYSGCGAMSTGLCLGAALSGIKLNTKWAVDMNEYACNSLKHNHPGTQVRNEKAEDFLALLQHWNALCQKYVVHSSNSSGSDLAQMSNDDEDDENEALPNDLFEVERLLDICYGDPNKTGKDGLWFKVRWKTYDPSHDSWEPIDGLSDSPECIKEFVQRGYRESILPLPGSVDVICGGPPCQGISGLNRFRNYNEPLEDDRNKQLVVFMDVVNYLRPKYVLMENVVDILKFADGFLGRYALSRLVSMRYQARLGLMVAGCYGLPQFRMRAFLWGALPSRVLPKFPLPTHDVVKRGVVPNAFSQCLVAYDEIDDKRLKKALVLQDALSDLPKVPNYQPNDLMENRINPKTEFQRYIRLSRKDMEDYSFGDATPSPKACQLFDHQPLELSTDDYQRVKQIPFRKGANFRDLKGVQVGENNTVEFNPHIPRVFLPSGKPLVPYYAMTYIKGKSPKPFGRLWWDETVPTVVTRAEPHNQIILHPNQHRVLTVRENARLQGFPDYYRLFGPIKQKYIQVGNAVAVPVARALGYSLGQAYRGALVGGQPLFELPENFASVGQAAATASPVGVVEK, encoded by the exons ATGGCGTCCATGTCCCCGGTGACGCCCGCGGCGGCCGAGCCCAGGCGCTCCACGCGCCTGCTGTCCAACACCAAgccggccgacgccgacgccgacgccgacgcggaGGCTGAGGTCGGCGCCGAGCTCGAGGTCGAGCGCGAGCGGTCGACGTCGCGCGGCGGCAAGCGCCGGCGCAAGGCGGCGGGGAAGGGCACCGGCGCCCGGAAGAGGGCGGCCAAGGGCAAGCGGAAGGAGCCGGAGTCGGCGGCGGGGGCGATGGAGGTGGAGGATGCCGGCAGCGGGATCAACGGCGACGTGTACCCGGAGGAGCCCGACTCGGAGGAGATGAAGTTgatcgaggaggaggagcaggccgACCATGGAGAGGAGGGGTCCGCGGAGACGCGTGGCGCCAGGAAGAGGGTGGCCCCGCCGCGCGCCCAGAGGAGGCCGGAAGCCTCGGCGGACCACTTCGTGGGCGAGCCCATTCCGGGTGACAAGGCCAGGCGACTCTGGCCGAGCCGCTACGAAACCAAG GATTCTGATTCACGCTCTAGGCG ATCTAATGATACGGAGGAGGAAATTGGCGCTCAATGCCACTACACATCTGCATGTGTGGATGATGCAATCTTCAACCTCAATGATGATGTCTATGTGAAG GCTGGTCCCAATGAGGAAAATTACATTGGCCGGATTACAGAGTTTTTTGAAGGAACAGATCATGTTTTATATTTCACATGCCGTTGGTTTTTCCGTGCTGAAGATACG GTCATCTCACCCAACTTGCTAGAGGTCCATGATCATGAACATGATCGGAAGCGTGTTTTCCTTTCAGAGGAAAAGAATGATAACATGATTGAGTCAATAATTTCTAAACTAAATATCATTTATGTTGACCCAAGT AAGACACCTCAAGAAAGAGATCAGTTAATATCAAATTCTGATTTGTATTATGACATGTCGTACTCAGTTGCATATTCAACATTTGCAAATATTCCAGCAG AAAACGATGGTGCAACAGACAGTGAAGTGGCATCAGATATTTCCTGTGAAGAGGGGAAACCAGTGGCTGACCCTGTGGGATCATCTGATGCACGAAGGGAAACAGCAACTCTGCTGGATCTTTACTCTGGATGTGGTGCCATGTCAACCGGGCTTTGCCTGGGTGCTGCATTGTCCGGCATCAAACTAAATACT AAATGGGCTGTAGACATGAATGAATATGCTTGCAACAGTCTAAAGCATAACCATCCTGGCACCCAG GTACGAAATGAGAAGGCGGAAGATTTTCTTGCGCTCCTCCAGCACTGGAATGCACTCTGTCAGAAGTATGTCGTCCACAGTAGCAACTCTTCTGGCTCTGACCTGGCTCAGATGTCAaatgatgacgaagatgatgaaaatGAAGCTCTACCAAATGATCTATTTGAGGTAGAGAGACTTCTTGATATATGCTATGGCGATCCCAATAAAACCGGAAAAGATGGCCTGTGGTTCAAG GTGCGGTGGAAAACATATGATCCTAGTCATGACTCATGGGAGCCAATTGATGGACTTAG CGATTCCCCTGAGTGTATTAAGGAATTTGTTCAGAGAGGATATAGGGAATCTATTTTGCCCTTGCCT GGGTCTGTTGATGTTATCTGTGGGGGTCCTCCCTGTCAAGGCATCAGTGGATTGAACAGATTCAGGAATTACAATGAGCCGCTGGAAGATGATAGAAACAAACAGTTGGTTGTCTTTATGGATGTTGTTAACTATCTGCGACCTAAATATGTTCTGATGGAAAACGTCGTAGACATTCTAAAATTTGCAGATGGATTCCTGGGGCGATATGCGCTTAGTCGTCTTGTCTCCATGAGATACCAAGCTAGGCTTGGATTGATGGTTGCAGGATGTTATGGGTTACCTCAATTTAGGATGCGGGCCTTTCTGTGGGGAGCTCTTCCTTCTCGG GTTCTCCCAAAATTCCCGCTTCCGACCCATGATGTTGTTAAGCGAGGAGTCGTACCCAATGCATTTTCG CAATGTCTCGTTGCATACGATGAAATAGACGACAAACGTTTAAAGAAAGCTCTTGTCCTTCAAGATGCACTATCTGATTTACCAAAG GTTCCAAACTATCAACCTAATGATCTCATGGAAAATCGCATTAACCCCAAAACAGAGTTCCAGCGCTACATCCGGCTCAGCCGTAAAG ACATGGAGGATTACTCATTTGGAGATGCTACTCCTAGTCCTAAGGCATGTCAACTGTTTGATCATCAACCGCTAGAGTTAAGCACTGATGATTATCAAAGAGTGAAGCAAATTCCTTTTAGAAAG GGGGCCAACTTCCGTGATTTGAAGGGTGTCCAGGTTGGGGAAAATAACACTGTTGAGTTTAATCCACACATTCCTCGTGTGTTTCTGCCTTCTGGAAAACCTTTG GTGCCTTACTATGCCATGACCTACATCAAGGGGAAATCACCGAA ACCATTCGGACGCCTGTGGTGGGATGAAACTGTTCCAACCGTTGTCACCAGAGCCGAGCCTCACAACCAA ATTATCTTGCATCCCAACCAGCATCGAGTTCTGACTGTCCGTGAAAATGCACGGTTACAAGGCTTTCCAGACTATTACAGGCTCTTTGGCCCTATAAAACAGAA ATATATTCAGGTTGGCAATGCGGTTGCTGTTCCCGTTGCTCGAGCTCTGGGATATTCCCTTGGACAGGCTTATCGTGGTGCATTGGTTGGAGGGCAGCCACTGTTCGAACTGCCTGAGAATTTTGCTTCTGTGGGTCAAGCAGCAGCCACAGCATCACCTGTAGGAGTAGTGGAGAAGTAG